The Larus michahellis unplaced genomic scaffold, bLarMic1.1 SCAFFOLD_570, whole genome shotgun sequence genome includes the window agctgctgGACCTGGAGCTGCCgagccggggggagccgccgGAGCGGCTGCTGGAGCGCTGCCGGGCCGTCATCCGCCACAGCGTCCGCACTGGTCAGCACCCCACCACCAGTTCCGCCCCAGTTTGTCCCACTTCAGCCCCAACTGGGCTCATTTCGCCCCCAGCTGGTCCTGGTTTGGCCCCACTGGTCCCGGTTCAGCTGGTCCTGGTTTGGCCTCGTCTGGTCCCAGCTTGGATACCACTTGTCCCGGTTCAGCTGGTCCCACTTCGGCTCCAGCCGGTCCCAGTTCAGCTGGTCCCAGTTCAGCCGGTCCCAGTTCAGCCCCAGCCAGTCCCAGTTCAGCTGGTCCCAGTTCAGCCCCAGCTGGTCCCCATTTGGCCCCAACAGGTCCCATTTCAGCCCCAGCTGGTCCCAGTTGAGACCCAGTGGGTGCCAGTTCAGCCCAGTTTGTCCTGGTTCAGCCCCGGCTGGTCCCAGTTAGGTCCAACTGGTCCCAGATCAGCCCCAGCTGGTCCCAGATCAGCTGGTCCTGGTTTGGCCTCATCTGGTCCCAGCTGGGATACCGCTGGTCCCAGTTCAGCCGAACTGGTCCCAGTTCAGCTGGTCCTGGTTCAGCCCCAATGGGTCCTAGTTCAACCCAGCTGGTGCCAGTTCATCCCAGTTTGTCCCGGTTTGTCCCTGACTGATCCCGGTTCAGCCCTGGCTGGTCCTGGCTTGGCCCAGCTGGTCCCAGTTCACTCCCATTTCGGCCCCAACTGGTCCCACTTTgtcaggcagcagctgggtgcagggcagcccccccgccccagccagTCGctgtcctggggtggggggtccagcgcgtccccacgcgtgtccctgtCCCACACAGGGGTCCAGCATGTCCCCacgcctgtccctgtcccacacaGGGATCCAGCGCGTCCCCCCACACGTCCCTGTCCCACACAGGGGTCCAGCGCATCCCGACATGTGTCCCTGTCCCACACACGGGTCCAGCgcgtccccacgcgtgtccccgtcACACGCAGGGGTCCAACACAtccccacgcgtgtccctgtCCCACACAAGACTCTGGAGGTGGCCCCACTCCCACGGGTGACGGTTCCCCCCTTGTGGCAGCGTCCCCGGTGTCTGAGTCCCCATGGTGCTGGGGGTCCCATGAGGAGGGGGCCGAGGGGGTGgctcctgtccccctgtccctgacGCCATCCCCGTTCCGTCCCCCCCCAGGTCACCCTCACTTCTTCAACCAGCTCTTCTCCGGCCTGGACCACCACTCGCTGGCGGGACGCTTGATCACCGAGGCCCTCAACACCAGCCAGTACGTGCCGGAAGacgggggtgttttggggtgctGAGGTGTCGGGGAGCCTGTGGGGGGGGAGTGAGGGTCTCGCCCCCCCCACgggtgccgtgtccccccccgtagATACACCTACGAGATCGCCCCGGTGTTTGTGCTGATGGAGGAGGTGGTGCTGGCCAAGCTGCGGGAGCTggtgggctggagcagcggcgATGGCATCTTCTCCCCGGGTACCTGCACCGcttgtccccgtccctgtcccccacctGTGACCCCCGGTGGGGGCTTGTCACCCCCCCCGGCTGTGACACAGGTGTCCTCGTCCCCCTCGGCAGGAGGCTCCATCTCCAACATGTATGCCATGAACGTGGCCCGGTTCCACCGCTTCCCCGAGAGCCGGCAGAAGGGCAACTGGGCTCTGCCGCGCTTGGCCCTCTTCGCCTCCCAGGAGGTGGGACGGGgacggggtttggggacagggttTGGGATCTGTGTGTTCCCCCCACTCCCGATCTGACCCCCATCTTCTCCCCCCTCAGTGCCACTACTCCATCCAGAAAGGAGCCGCCTTCCTGGGCATCGGCACCGACAACGTCCGCCTGGTGGCCACCGACCAGGGGTGAGTGTGACGGGGACGGCCCcacgccccggccccgcgggaggTTTgatctgtccctgtccccagggggaAGATGGTCcctgaggagctggagaaggagatCCAGAGGGCCAAGGCCGAGgtgaggaggggtggggggcacaggggcgtccgtggggggccggggcagagcctTCTGCCAAgggctccctgtccctgtcccatccctgtcccctgccccatcccagtgtcccctgtcctgtccctgtcccctgccccatcccagtgtcccctgtccctgtcccatccctgtcccctgccccatcccagtgtcccgtgtcctgtccctgtcccctgccccatcccagtgtctcctgtccctgtcccctgccccatcccagtgtcccgtgtcctgtccctgtcccctcccccatcccagtgtcccctgtcctgtccctgtcccctgccccatcccagtgtcccctgtccccccccccccagggcgcCGAGCCTTTCTTTGTCTGTGCCACCTGCGGCACCACCGTCCTGGGTGCCTTCGACCCGCTGGGCAGCATCGCCGACATCTGCCAGCGCCACGGCCTCTGGCTCCACGTGGACGTGAGTCGCGGGGGGAGACCCGGGGCTGCCCGAGGGGGGACAAGGACGACACGCGTGTCCCCTTGGGCCCCCCCAGGCtgatccccccaccccctgcggTGACGGCAGGGTTCCAACTCAacacccctctcccctcccggcAGGCAGCCTGGGGCGGCAGCGTCCTGCTCTCCCAAAAACACCGGCACCTCCTGGCCGGCATCGAGAGGCGAGTCACCCTCCCCAGcgctgagcccccccccgccccaaaacaGGCTCAAAACTCCCTGTTTCAGGACCGGGGAccgccccccctctccccacaccggGGGGTGACTGCATCCCCCTCTCCCGCAGGGCCGACTCGGTGGCCTGGAACCCCCACAAGATGCTGGCGGTGGGTTTGCAGTGCTCGGCCTTCCTGCTCCGCGACACCTCCGTAGGTCCCGCCGCCCCTtcctaaccccccccccccgccccgcctctcctggggggctgccccacatcaCCCTACACGCCGTCCCGCGTGTGTCACCCCCCACTAGGGTCTCCTCCAGCGCTGCCACGGCGCCGGCGCCACGTACCTTTTCCAACGCGATAAGTTTTACGACATCGCCTACGACACGGGGGACAAGACCCCGCAGTGCGGCCGGCGCGTGGACTGCCTCAAGCTCTGGCTCCTCTGGAAAGCCGTGGGGACCCAGGGGCTGGCGCGACGCGTCGAGCGGGCCTTCGCCTTCACCCGGTGGGTGCCGGGACCCCAGcgggtggggcggggaggggacacacactcccctcccctgctgtgacccccccccccccgactcctaGGACATCAACActcccctccgtcccccccaGGTACCTGGCCGAGGAGGTGAAGCGGAGGGACGGCTTCCAGCTGGTGCTGGAGGTAGGGCTGCTCGCCTGGGCCCTGCGCGGGGGGGGTTAcgtgtgcgtgtcccccccccccttaacaACACCCTGTGGCATTGCTGAGCCCCGAAATGACCTGCCCCAAGGGTTAAATCCTTGGGGTGGGCCTGGAAGAGGGAGGGGGGGACGAACCAGTGCCCCATTGCAGTGGAAAACACCTTCCCCGAGGCCCAGAGTGGTCCTgaaatggggaaggggggggggggaagcagtgccccccccccctccgctgcAGAAAGCACCTACCCTGAGGTTTAAGCCCCCAGAGTGGTCCCGAAATGGGGGTGAGGGGCAAagcggtgccccccccccccccccccccccgcggtggaAAACACCTTGCCCGAGGTTTAACTCCTTAGGATGGTCCCGAAATGGGGGGCGGGGGCGTGGTAAgctggtgccccccccccgcagcggaAAGCACCTACCCTGAGGTTTAAACCCCTCAAGTGGTCccgaaatggggggggggggggggcagaaaacaCCTTCCCCAAGCTCTGCCCTGAGGTCGAAGCCCCCGGGGATTGTCCTGACACGGGAGTGGGGGGCGAaacagtgcccccccccccagggtgtggGGCTCGGCGGGGGGCTGTGatgcctttcctcctcctcctcctcctcctcctcttcttcccgcAGCCGGAATTCATCAATCTCTGCTTCTGGTTCGTGCCCCCCAGCCTGCGGGGCAAGGAGGGCTGCCCCGATTACTGGCCCAGGCTGGGCAAGGTGAGTGTCGGatccccccccaccaaaaaataACCCCttcaacaccccccaaaaaaatcccccccccccgcctcagccccacGGTGtctttccccccccatccccggcgcAGGTGGCTCCGGCCATCAAGGAGCGGATGATGAGGAAGGGCTCCATGATGGTGGGCTACCAGCCCCACGGCGCCAGGGTCAACTTCTTCCGCCAGGTCGTCACCAACCCCCTCGTCACCCGCGACCACCTGGATTTCTTCCTGGATGAGATCGAACGGCTGGGACGGGATCTGTGAGgactccccccccgcctccccaaacccccttcccacccccagccccgaggAACAGGAGCGGGGCCCCGTTTCCCTCCCTTGGAGCCCCGTTTTCCCTCCTTGGAGCCCGTTTCCCTCCCTGAAATCGGGAATAAAAGTGGGCCGGGCCTCAAAACCCCCCGATGGAATAAAACCGCTTTtactcttccccttttccccccaaaaaacaaggttgggaggggggtgggcaggCTCTGTGGGGGGGTGGGACCCCCTCATTCCCCCTGCAGGCTGCGGAGGAGGTCGAGCAGCTCGGGGGCCAGGCTGGCGGGGGCCAGGCAGGCGCGGAGCCGGGGGGCCGTGGCCCCTTCCTTCTCCCGCCGCTGCCATTCCAGCAGCATCTCGAAGCTCTGCATGACGGCGTTGCCGGCGTTGTCCGCCCGGATCTGATCCAGGCggctcctctccagccccaggcacccGATCCCCACCTCCTGCCATTCCTTCCCCAGTTTTTGGGCCACGCGGAGCAAATCTTTCTCCGTCAGCCGTCGAGGGGCAGGGGCGGCCGGCGGCAGGACGGGCCCACGTCCCGCGTCCCCCTTGCCATGTCCCGGGGGTGCCGAGGAGCCGCCGGCAGCCCCCGTCTCCCCGGgggtctcttcctcctcctcttcctcagcgcCGGGCAGGTGGTAGAGGCGGAGGAGGTCGTGGCGGTGGATTTGGCGGAGCAGGTCGGCGAGGACGTGGAGGGCCCGGCCGGGGAAGCGCTGGAGCAGGAGGCGGCAGAGGTCGGGGCGGGTGGCGGGGCCCAGCTCCCCCCGCGGCAGCCGCTCCTCCAGCAGGTACTTGAGGCTCTGGAACTGCTCCTCCGACAGCgcccgctgcagcgccagcagcGTCTCCCGCTCGCCCCCCGCCATGGCCTGGGGGGCAGCCGTCAGCCCCACCGCCTGCCGTGGGGATAGGTCACTTTCTGCCCCATaggctgctgtggggccagcccacGCCCCGGCCCCACAGGCTGTCATGGGGCTGggtcaccccctgccccacagcctgctgtggggacagctCACTCTGTGCCCCGCAGCCTGCCGTGGGGATGGGttaccccctgccccatagactgctgtggggccaggccACACCCGTCCGCCACAGGCTGCCATAGGGACAGGTGAGCCTCcgccccacagcctgcccaggtcaccccctgccccacagcctgccgtGGGGCCAGCTCACTCTGTGCCCCGCAGCCTGCCGTGGGGCCGGGTGTCGCTGGACCCCCCCCATACTCCCAATCTGCCATGGGGCCCGGTCAccccgcgccctccccgcgccccccagcCCGCCGTGGGTCCCGGTGCGCCCCCAGCCCcgatcccccccctccccgtccctccgcGTCCCCTCGCCCGCCGTGGGTCCCGGTGCCCCTCCAGCCCCGatcccgccccccaccccccccccccacgcgtCCCCACGCGCCCCTCACCGCGCTCCGCTCGCGCCGGTCCCGCGCGGGGCGTGGCCTCCCGCCTCCCGCCAAGGGTCAGCGCGGGAAACGGGGGCGAGGCCAGAGGCGTGGCTTAGAGCGGGAGAGGCGTGGTTTGATGTTTGGTGGGCGGGGCTTGGAGGCGGGGCGGTGCTTAGGTGGGTGTGACCTGGGGCGGGGGCGTGGTTTGTCGGGAAGGAGGCGGGGCTCAAAGGTGGGCGTGGCTTGTGGTGGGCGTGGCTTGGGGCAGATTCGGGGAGCGGGGGCAGCtcggggggcacttgggggggtctgggggcagttttggggtgcGGGGGCAGCTCTGGGGGGGCATTTAGGGGGTCTGGGGGCAGTTTCAGGGTCTGGGGGCAGCtcgggggggcacttgggggggggtctgtggcaGTTTCGGGGCACGGGGGCAGCTCGCGGGGGCACTTTCCGTCTGAGGGGCAGTTCGGGGGGCACCAGCtcgggggctttggggggggggtgtccaggcACCCCGAAagcactggagggggggggaggctgagcccagttttggggtgtttttcccCCCCGGAGGCAGCCGGCGGGAGCGCCATACCCCGCGTCCCGCCGTGCGGGGGGGCCCGGCCCGTcacgggggggggcagcgggggaccccccccggcccctcggcggCCGCCAGCGGGTGCCCCCTCGGGTCCacgcaccagcagcgcccacgctTCGGCCCGCGGGAGGCCCggcactgcgggggggggggggggcgcggcgtaAGGTGGggcaaggggaaactgaggcacggggggggggtgtcgggatATTGGGGTCCCCCCTgaaaatggggaaactgaggcacggggggcCCTGGGTGCTCTCTGGCCTCCCCCTCACCTCCCCcggggaaaccgaggcacggaGGGACGCCCCCCCCTCGAAACTGGGGGAAAACGAGGCACGGGGGGGGcaaggttttggggggggtccccccacgccccccacCACGGGGAAACTGAGGAACGCGGGGGCCCTGGGTGCTCTCCCCCCCCCTTAACCCGCCCccccggggaaactgaggcacggggggggTGCGGGACATCGGggtccccccccaaaatggggaaactgaggcacgagggggtccctgggtgctctgacaccccccccaccccaccccacacggggaaaccgaggcacggccccccccccgccgcccccggggccgccctcCGCTGCCGAAGGAGGGtccgggccgccccccccccgccccgtgtgcccccccccgcgtcccccccccacctgctTGGGCCGGTAGAAGCCGCGGGGGTCGCAGTTGGGgaggaagatggcggcggcggagcggtagagccccccccgcagctcctgcagggcgGCGGCCAAGTGCCCGCggcaggggggctgcggggggggcacggggggggggtcacacccCCGGtaaccccccaacccccccagcccgataacaccccccccccccccccgcatcggACCCACCGTCTCCAGCTCCTCCGCGTCGTcagccggggggggccgggggggcggcgtgggggggggtccctcctgcggggggtcccctggggggggggcacggggaggggacacacgCCCAGGACTCATCCCGTGCCCCCCCGCCGCCACTGGGGGGCGCCCCAGTCCCCAGGGATATCGgggtcccctcccaccccccccccagaggTAGAGACCCCCCCCCCTATTTAAGCTCCCCCCCGATATGTGGGGCCCTCCGTCCCCCAGCGATAGTGCCCCCCCGCTTCTAGCCTCCCCCCCGATATTAGGGTCCCGCCCCCCTCGGGATGGGGGTCTCCCCCATTCCCGCACCCCCGGGGGGCACCCGCAgataccggggggggggggggggggcgctccggGTCCCTTgccgggggctcagccccccccccggctgcccccgtgGCCCCTCCGGACGGACCCCGGGGGTATTTGTCCCTCCCCggtgccgcccccccgccccgtccccgccgggctCCTCCCCGGGGACCCGCTTGccccggagccccccccgcccGTCCCCGGGGGCACGGgactcccccgctgcccccgtcCCTGTCCCGGGGCTCCGGgacccccgccgtgtccccgtccctccccaccacccccccccgggaccctcctcCGGGGGTAACGGGACCGCCCCGGTGCCCCCATCCCCgtcccgggggctgcgggcctCTCCCGGTGCCCCTGTCCCGGGggcccccccggggaccccccggtgccccccatccctctcccggGGTAACGCGCCCGTCCCGGtgcccccggccccgtcccgtccagccccccccggccccagcccggcgCCCCCCTCCCTGTCCCGGTGCgtcccccggggctccccccgccccggttccCCCTCCTCTCACctgggggggcggcggtggcggcggggggggcgcggagggggcggCAGGTCGCGGTGCCCCGCAGgagggcgcggagcggggcgcgtTCCCCGGGCCGGGGGGTGCAGCGGAGCCCGCGGGCGCAGCCGGGGGTGTAAACCCCGCACGGCTCCCCGGGGCCAcgggacccccccgccgccgccgccgccgccgccgggacccccccgccgctgccgcccacCGGGACCGCCgcctcccacagcagcagcagcaccggcagCAGCCGGCGGCCCCCCGCATGGCGGCACCGGGAACGGGACCGAGATCGGGACCCGGCaccgggatcgggatcgggaccCCGGGCGGGGACCCGGGATCGGGATCCGGGACCGCGACTCGGGATCGGGATCGAGACCCGGCACCAGGATCGGGATCGGGACCCGGGATCCGGATCCGGGACGGCGAcccgggatcgggatcgggaccCGGCACAGGGATCGGGATCGGGACCCCGGACCGGGAcccgggatcgggatcgggaccCTGGATCAGTACCGGGATCCGGATCCGGGACTGCGACCCGGGatcgggaccgggaccgggaccgggaccgcgACCCGAGACTCGGGACCGGGATCGGGATCGCGACCCGGGATCGGGATCCGGGACCGGCACCGCGACCCGAGAGTCGGGACCCGGGATGGGGATCAGGTCCCGGGATCGGGATCCGGGATCGGGTTCCGGGACCGGGGCCCCGGGACCCAGCCCCCGGTACCGGGCCCGGTGCGGtgcccgccgcctcccgctctgcccccgcccggccccgccgccgcccttaAGTACCGGcgtcccggccccgggggggtccggggagcgggggggggcaccgggggctgcaCCGGGACGGCGGGGCCGGGATGCTGCCACCCCCCCCGGCGCGGGAGGGGGTTCCCGCGGGTCTggccccccccggagccccggcGTCTGCGCCCCCCTCCCGgcatccccagtatccccagtcgTCCCAGTGCCCTCCACTatccccagtcccctccagtccccccagtctcccccagtctccccagtgccccccactatcccccagtaccccccatTGCCCAGCCCCAGTCCCACCAGTATGCCTCAGTATCCCCAGCCCTCCCattcctcccagtgtcccccagtatccccagtcccCCCACTatcccccagcctccccactaccccccagtttccccagtaTCCCCCAATATCTCCCAATCCCCCCAGTATCCCCTAGTATCCCCCCAGAACCCCCAGTGACCAGACCCAGTCCACCCAGTatccccagttcccccagtatcccccagtatccccagtgctcccagtccccccccccagtatccTCAGTCCTCCCGGTCCCTCCAGTCTTCCCCAGTTCTCCCCACTATCCCCCAatccccccagtatccccagtcccccccagtccccccagtatccccagtcctcccagtcccccccgCACTGAGTCCGCCCCCACGCCAGGGGGCGCTCTCACGCTGACCTCACCCCTCCCATCCTGGGTCCGCGGCGTCATGTGACCGCgacaccctcctcccccctccagcGGCGGGCTCCTCCCCCCACCCGCTCCTCCGGCCTTCGATTGGCGCAGCGGGCCGTCAGTCGGAGCGCGACGGGCGGCGATTGGCCgaggggcgcggcggggcgggaggaggaggcggaggcggaaGCGCGGGTCCCCGGATGTGagtgcgggcggcggggccggagccgggagcGGCCGCAGCGCGGAGCCcatggcgggggcgggcggggccgggccggtgagggcgggggggggaccccggtATGGGGGTGGGGGCCCCGGTATGAGGGGGGGGCGCGCGcgcggttgtggggctgggggaggcccGTGGTACGGGAGGGCCCGGGTACGGGGGGGGCccggttgtggggctgggggaggcccccggtatggggggggggcggttgtggggctgtgctgggggagcccGGGTACGGAGGGGCccggttgtggggctgggggggggggtctgagtATGGCTGGGGGccctggaggcggggggggggcggttgtgAGGCTGGGGGGCGGACGGCCCTCGGTATGGGGGGGTTCTGGGTACGGGGGTATCCGGTTGTGGGGCTGGGTAtgggggggatgctggtgggggggggggtcctgggtaaTGGGGGGGCGGTTGTgggggctgggtgtgggggggggggatcaggttttggggctgggggggggggggtggttttgggTATAtgaggggggttgggggtgggatGACCCggttgtggggctgaggggggctggTTGTAGGGGCGTGGGGGCAGTTacggggggggctcaggggtgggTATGGGGTGGCTGAAGGCGGGGTTGGGCTCGGGGGGGGGTGGTTGTGGTGGGTGGGGTGCACCcagtggtggggaagggggtggggtgggtgttggTCCCGtgggccgggggggtccctgactgccccccccccccccccccccccgcaggtgtCCCCTCGCCATGGATGACCTGAACCTGCACTACAGGTTCCTCAACTGGCGCCGCCGCATCCGCGAGATCCGGGAGGTGCGCGCCGTGCGCTACCAGGAGCGCGCCAAGCACATCCTGGTGGACGGAGACACCCTCAGGTACCCGGGGGGGGGCACAcctgtgcggggggggggggggggtgtgccgGGAGTGACCGTCACCCTTGAtttgtgtcccgtcccccccccctctccgcaGCTATCACGGGGACTCCGGCGAGGTCG containing:
- the CSAD gene encoding cysteine sulfinic acid decarboxylase isoform X7, yielding MAESDGLERPGLDKAAGEEFLREALQILLDEAVRKGTDVTEKVCEWKEPAELRELLDLELPSRGEPPERLLERCRAVIRHSVRTGHPHFFNQLFSGLDHHSLAGRLITEALNTSQYTYEIAPVFVLMEEVVLAKLRELVGWSSGDGIFSPGGSISNMYAMNVARFHRFPESRQKGNWALPRLALFASQECHYSIQKGAAFLGIGTDNVRLVATDQGGKMVPEELEKEIQRAKAEGAEPFFVCATCGTTVLGAFDPLGSIADICQRHGLWLHVDAAWGGSVLLSQKHRHLLAGIERADSVAWNPHKMLAVGLQCSAFLLRDTSGLLQRCHGAGATYLFQRDKFYDIAYDTGDKTPQCGRRVDCLKLWLLWKAVGTQGLARRVERAFAFTRTSTLPSVPPRYLAEEVKRRDGFQLVLEPEFINLCFWFVPPSLRGKEGCPDYWPRLGKVAPAIKERMMRKGSMMVGYQPHGARVNFFRQVVTNPLVTRDHLDFFLDEIERLGRDL
- the CSAD gene encoding cysteine sulfinic acid decarboxylase isoform X2 gives rise to the protein MSQGVTVTPWVTGSGVMAESDGLERPGLDKAAGEEFLREALQILLDEAVRKGTDVTEKVGDSRREGGGQGRGPILCLSPQVCEWKEPAELRELLDLELPSRGEPPERLLERCRAVIRHSVRTGHPHFFNQLFSGLDHHSLAGRLITEALNTSQYTYEIAPVFVLMEEVVLAKLRELVGWSSGDGIFSPGGSISNMYAMNVARFHRFPESRQKGNWALPRLALFASQECHYSIQKGAAFLGIGTDNVRLVATDQGGKMVPEELEKEIQRAKAEGAEPFFVCATCGTTVLGAFDPLGSIADICQRHGLWLHVDAAWGGSVLLSQKHRHLLAGIERADSVAWNPHKMLAVGLQCSAFLLRDTSGLLQRCHGAGATYLFQRDKFYDIAYDTGDKTPQCGRRVDCLKLWLLWKAVGTQGLARRVERAFAFTRYLAEEVKRRDGFQLVLEPEFINLCFWFVPPSLRGKEGCPDYWPRLGKVAPAIKERMMRKGSMMVGYQPHGARVNFFRQVVTNPLVTRDHLDFFLDEIERLGRDL
- the CSAD gene encoding cysteine sulfinic acid decarboxylase isoform X3; this translates as MAESDGLERPGLDKAAGEEFLREALQILLDEAVRKGTDVTEKVGDSRREGGGQGRGPILCLSPQVCEWKEPAELRELLDLELPSRGEPPERLLERCRAVIRHSVRTGHPHFFNQLFSGLDHHSLAGRLITEALNTSQYTYEIAPVFVLMEEVVLAKLRELVGWSSGDGIFSPGGSISNMYAMNVARFHRFPESRQKGNWALPRLALFASQECHYSIQKGAAFLGIGTDNVRLVATDQGGKMVPEELEKEIQRAKAEGAEPFFVCATCGTTVLGAFDPLGSIADICQRHGLWLHVDAAWGGSVLLSQKHRHLLAGIERADSVAWNPHKMLAVGLQCSAFLLRDTSGLLQRCHGAGATYLFQRDKFYDIAYDTGDKTPQCGRRVDCLKLWLLWKAVGTQGLARRVERAFAFTRTSTLPSVPPRYLAEEVKRRDGFQLVLEPEFINLCFWFVPPSLRGKEGCPDYWPRLGKVAPAIKERMMRKGSMMVGYQPHGARVNFFRQVVTNPLVTRDHLDFFLDEIERLGRDL
- the CSAD gene encoding cysteine sulfinic acid decarboxylase isoform X1, with protein sequence MSQGVTVTPWVTGSGVMAESDGLERPGLDKAAGEEFLREALQILLDEAVRKGTDVTEKVGDSRREGGGQGRGPILCLSPQVCEWKEPAELRELLDLELPSRGEPPERLLERCRAVIRHSVRTGHPHFFNQLFSGLDHHSLAGRLITEALNTSQYTYEIAPVFVLMEEVVLAKLRELVGWSSGDGIFSPGGSISNMYAMNVARFHRFPESRQKGNWALPRLALFASQECHYSIQKGAAFLGIGTDNVRLVATDQGGKMVPEELEKEIQRAKAEGAEPFFVCATCGTTVLGAFDPLGSIADICQRHGLWLHVDAAWGGSVLLSQKHRHLLAGIERADSVAWNPHKMLAVGLQCSAFLLRDTSGLLQRCHGAGATYLFQRDKFYDIAYDTGDKTPQCGRRVDCLKLWLLWKAVGTQGLARRVERAFAFTRTSTLPSVPPRYLAEEVKRRDGFQLVLEPEFINLCFWFVPPSLRGKEGCPDYWPRLGKVAPAIKERMMRKGSMMVGYQPHGARVNFFRQVVTNPLVTRDHLDFFLDEIERLGRDL
- the CSAD gene encoding cysteine sulfinic acid decarboxylase isoform X4 codes for the protein MSQGVTVTPWVTGSGVMAESDGLERPGLDKAAGEEFLREALQILLDEAVRKGTDVTEKVCEWKEPAELRELLDLELPSRGEPPERLLERCRAVIRHSVRTGHPHFFNQLFSGLDHHSLAGRLITEALNTSQYTYEIAPVFVLMEEVVLAKLRELVGWSSGDGIFSPGGSISNMYAMNVARFHRFPESRQKGNWALPRLALFASQECHYSIQKGAAFLGIGTDNVRLVATDQGGKMVPEELEKEIQRAKAEGAEPFFVCATCGTTVLGAFDPLGSIADICQRHGLWLHVDAAWGGSVLLSQKHRHLLAGIERADSVAWNPHKMLAVGLQCSAFLLRDTSGLLQRCHGAGATYLFQRDKFYDIAYDTGDKTPQCGRRVDCLKLWLLWKAVGTQGLARRVERAFAFTRTSTLPSVPPRYLAEEVKRRDGFQLVLEPEFINLCFWFVPPSLRGKEGCPDYWPRLGKVAPAIKERMMRKGSMMVGYQPHGARVNFFRQVVTNPLVTRDHLDFFLDEIERLGRDL
- the CSAD gene encoding cysteine sulfinic acid decarboxylase isoform X11, which produces MAESDGLERPGLDKAAGEEFLREALQILLDEAVRKGTDVTEKVCEWKEPAELRELLDLELPSRGEPPERLLERCRAVIRHSVRTGHPHFFNQLFSGLDHHSLAGRLITEALNTSQYTYEIAPVFVLMEEVVLAKLRELVGWSSGDGIFSPGGSISNMYAMNVARFHRFPESRQKGNWALPRLALFASQECHYSIQKGAAFLGIGTDNVRLVATDQGGKMVPEELEKEIQRAKAEGAEPFFVCATCGTTVLGAFDPLGSIADICQRHGLWLHVDAAWGGSVLLSQKHRHLLAGIERADSVAWNPHKMLAVGLQCSAFLLRDTSGLLQRCHGAGATYLFQRDKFYDIAYDTGDKTPQCGRRVDCLKLWLLWKAVGTQGLARRVERAFAFTRTSTLPSVPPRYLAEEVKRRDGFQLVLEPEFINLCFWFVPPSLRGKEGCPDYWPRLGKVVTNPLVTRDHLDFFLDEIERLGRDL
- the CSAD gene encoding cysteine sulfinic acid decarboxylase isoform X8, producing the protein MSQGVTVTPWVTGSGVMAESDGLERPGLDKAAGEEFLREALQILLDEAVRKGTDVTEKVGDSRREGGGQGRGPILCLSPQVCEWKEPAELRELLDLELPSRGEPPERLLERCRAVIRHSVRTGHPHFFNQLFSGLDHHSLAGRLITEALNTSQYTYEIAPVFVLMEEVVLAKLRELVGWSSGDGIFSPGGSISNMYAMNVARFHRFPESRQKGNWALPRLALFASQECHYSIQKGAAFLGIGTDNVRLVATDQGGKMVPEELEKEIQRAKAEGAEPFFVCATCGTTVLGAFDPLGSIADICQRHGLWLHVDAAWGGSVLLSQKHRHLLAGIERADSVAWNPHKMLAVGLQCSAFLLRDTSGLLQRCHGAGATYLFQRDKFYDIAYDTGDKTPQCGRRVDCLKLWLLWKAVGTQGLARRVERAFAFTRYLAEEVKRRDGFQLVLEPEFINLCFWFVPPSLRGKEGCPDYWPRLGKVVTNPLVTRDHLDFFLDEIERLGRDL
- the CSAD gene encoding cysteine sulfinic acid decarboxylase isoform X5, yielding MSQGVTVTPWVTGSGVMAESDGLERPGLDKAAGEEFLREALQILLDEAVRKGTDVTEKVGDSRREGGGQGRGPILCLSPQVCEWKEPAELRELLDLELPSRGEPPERLLERCRAVIRHSVRTGHPHFFNQLFSGLDHHSLAGRLITEALNTSQYTYEIAPVFVLMEEVVLAKLRELVGWSSGDGIFSPGGSISNMYAMNVARFHRFPESRQKGNWALPRLALFASQECHYSIQKGAAFLGIGTDNVRLVATDQGGKMVPEELEKEIQRAKAEGAEPFFVCATCGTTVLGAFDPLGSIADICQRHGLWLHVDAAWGGSVLLSQKHRHLLAGIERADSVAWNPHKMLAVGLQCSAFLLRDTSGLLQRCHGAGATYLFQRDKFYDIAYDTGDKTPQCGRRVDCLKLWLLWKAVGTQGLARRVERAFAFTRTSTLPSVPPRYLAEEVKRRDGFQLVLEPEFINLCFWFVPPSLRGKEGCPDYWPRLGKVVTNPLVTRDHLDFFLDEIERLGRDL